In a single window of the Campylobacter fetus subsp. testudinum 03-427 genome:
- the hisD gene encoding histidinal dehydrogenase / histidinol dehydrogenase (Pfam match to PF00815.16 Histidinol_dh): MKILYSNDSNFKQDFDKLVNRSNLDMQNVMETVNNIISDIKQHGDEALNEQIFKFDKWKVDGDLQIERSAMENAYNNLDPDLKKSLNIAYERIKIYHEKQLEKTWLSFEDNGSILGQKVTPVDRAGLYIPGGKAAYPSSLLMNAVPAIVAGVKDIVVCTPAVGGNVNELLLGAMHLLGIEYAYKVGGASAIAAMAYGTKTIKKVDVITGPGNIYVATAKKLVFGDVNIDMIAGPSEIGVIADNSANPRHIAIDLLSQAEHDEIASSFLITVSDKFANSVKDEIYKILPNLSREKIARASIDNKSAIIVAKDMDECIDLMNDLAVEHLEIATDNAFDYLARIKHAGAIFLGHYTPEAIGDYLAGPNHTLPTGGSARFFSPLGVSNFVKKSSIISMNQSSINELGKACMSLAKAEGLGAHELSVKVRYES, from the coding sequence ATGAAAATTTTATATAGCAACGATAGTAACTTTAAACAAGATTTTGATAAATTAGTAAATCGTTCAAATTTAGATATGCAAAATGTAATGGAAACGGTAAATAACATCATCTCTGACATAAAACAACATGGAGATGAAGCTTTAAATGAGCAGATTTTTAAATTTGATAAGTGGAAAGTTGATGGTGATCTGCAAATAGAGCGCAGCGCTATGGAAAATGCATATAATAATCTAGATCCAGATCTTAAAAAATCTCTAAATATCGCATATGAACGCATAAAAATATATCATGAAAAACAGCTAGAAAAAACATGGCTGAGTTTTGAAGACAACGGAAGCATTTTAGGTCAAAAAGTAACTCCTGTAGATAGAGCCGGTCTTTATATACCAGGAGGAAAGGCGGCATATCCTAGTTCGCTTTTGATGAACGCTGTTCCTGCTATAGTTGCTGGAGTTAAAGATATAGTGGTTTGCACACCTGCTGTAGGTGGAAATGTAAATGAACTTCTTCTTGGCGCTATGCATCTTCTTGGTATAGAATATGCTTATAAAGTTGGTGGAGCAAGCGCCATTGCAGCTATGGCTTATGGTACAAAAACCATAAAAAAAGTCGATGTTATCACTGGACCTGGAAATATATACGTTGCAACTGCTAAAAAACTTGTTTTTGGCGATGTAAATATAGATATGATAGCAGGACCTAGCGAAATAGGCGTCATAGCTGATAACAGTGCAAATCCGCGCCATATCGCTATAGATTTGCTTAGTCAAGCTGAGCATGATGAGATAGCAAGTAGTTTTTTGATAACTGTTAGTGATAAATTCGCAAATAGCGTCAAAGACGAAATTTATAAGATTTTGCCAAATTTAAGTAGAGAAAAGATAGCAAGAGCTAGTATAGATAATAAATCTGCTATCATAGTCGCAAAAGATATGGACGAGTGCATAGATCTAATGAACGATTTGGCTGTGGAACACTTAGAAATCGCCACGGATAATGCATTTGACTATCTTGCTCGTATCAAACATGCTGGAGCGATATTTTTAGGTCATTATACTCCAGAAGCGATCGGAGACTATCTAGCAGGTCCAAACCACACGTTGCCTACTGGAGGAAGTGCGAGATTTTTCTCACCTCTTGGAGTGAGTAATTTTGTGAAAAAAAGCTCGATTATTTCTATGAATCAAAGCTCTATAAATGAGCTTGGCAAAGCTTGTATGAGCTTGGCAAAAGCTGAAGGTCTTGGCGCTCATGAACTTTCTGTAAAAGTGAGATATGAGAGTTAA
- the peb4 gene encoding SurA-like chaperone / peptidyl-prolyl cis-trans isomerase (Pfam match to PF00639.17 Rotamase), with translation MKKGVILALSLAVAVSLNAAVLATVNGQNITDEDLAPVLGPHGSETTNVPADMKKNLLDRVIERKLMLEQAKKDGIEKDDEFKKVVKELEDNVAINIWMKKQFDAIKVDEKKAKDFYEQNKDKFVVPAQAKAKHILVETEKEASDIIKSLNGLKGAALDKKFSEIAKEKSIDKSSAVNGGELGWFGESQMVATFSKAAFGLKKGEITNKPVKSEFGYHVILKEDMKDKSAVGFDKAKANIENQIRSEEFRTAMQKRVSDLKKDAKIEYK, from the coding sequence ATGAAAAAGGGTGTAATTTTAGCTTTAAGCTTAGCTGTTGCAGTTAGTTTAAATGCAGCAGTTTTGGCAACAGTAAATGGGCAAAATATAACAGATGAGGATTTAGCTCCGGTATTAGGACCACATGGATCAGAAACAACTAACGTTCCAGCTGATATGAAGAAAAATCTATTGGATAGAGTTATAGAAAGAAAGCTTATGTTAGAGCAAGCTAAAAAAGATGGTATAGAAAAAGATGATGAATTTAAAAAAGTTGTTAAAGAGCTTGAAGATAATGTAGCTATAAATATATGGATGAAAAAACAGTTTGACGCTATAAAAGTAGATGAGAAGAAAGCAAAAGATTTTTACGAGCAAAATAAAGATAAATTTGTAGTTCCAGCTCAAGCAAAAGCAAAACATATTTTAGTTGAGACAGAAAAAGAAGCTTCAGATATCATAAAAAGCTTAAATGGTTTAAAAGGAGCTGCTCTTGATAAAAAATTCTCAGAAATCGCAAAAGAGAAATCTATAGATAAAAGTTCAGCAGTAAATGGTGGTGAGTTGGGATGGTTTGGTGAGTCTCAAATGGTAGCAACATTTAGCAAAGCTGCATTTGGACTTAAAAAAGGCGAAATTACCAATAAACCAGTTAAAAGCGAGTTTGGATATCATGTTATACTAAAAGAAGATATGAAAGATAAAAGCGCAGTTGGATTTGATAAAGCAAAAGCAAATATAGAAAATCAAATAAGAAGTGAAGAGTTTAGAACTGCTATGCAAAAAAGAGTAAGCGATCTAAAAAAAGATGCAAAAATAGAGTATAAATAA
- the bioA gene encoding 7,8-diaminopelargonic acid synthase (Pfam match to PF00202.17 Aminotran_3) yields MTNSELSKLDLEHIWHPCTQMSDHKDFPIIPIKRAKGAILTDFDGNEYIDCVSSWWVNIFGHSNEYINQKLSEQAQNLEHVIMAGFSHEGIIKLSKRLIDLLPHPLNRCFYGDNGSSAIEIALKMSYHKNIINGKNKPLFLNLKNSYHGETIAALSVGDVELYKKIYKNILIKTIATPVPLSFKGREISDDEALSGLRDILERYGDEISAFVLEPLIQCAGDMNMYSANFINEACAMAKKYDIDIIFDEIAVGFGRSGTMFALEQCDVVPDFLCLSKGITGGYLPLSVVVTSEGIYEQFYDTYESQKAFLHSHSYTGNALACACANATLDIFETQNVIEKNMHLAKFIKSEFETLLKYDFVDNFRQTGMVLAFDLIGFEGKRMGYEIYKKALQKGLLLRPLANTIYFMPPYVITNDQISYTLSVIDNLLSELR; encoded by the coding sequence ATGACAAATAGTGAATTATCAAAACTCGATTTAGAACATATATGGCATCCTTGTACTCAGATGAGCGATCATAAGGATTTTCCTATCATACCTATCAAACGTGCAAAAGGTGCGATTTTAACTGATTTTGACGGTAATGAGTATATAGACTGCGTTTCTAGCTGGTGGGTAAATATATTTGGTCATTCAAACGAATATATAAATCAAAAATTGAGCGAGCAAGCTCAAAATCTTGAACACGTTATAATGGCTGGATTTAGTCATGAGGGCATTATAAAACTATCAAAAAGATTGATAGATCTACTTCCTCACCCTTTAAATAGATGTTTTTACGGTGATAATGGAAGTAGCGCCATAGAAATTGCTCTTAAAATGAGCTATCATAAAAATATCATAAACGGTAAAAATAAGCCTCTTTTTTTAAATTTAAAAAACTCATATCACGGTGAAACTATAGCAGCGCTTAGCGTTGGAGATGTGGAGCTGTATAAAAAAATATATAAGAATATTTTAATAAAAACCATAGCCACTCCAGTACCTTTGAGTTTCAAAGGTCGCGAAATAAGCGACGATGAGGCACTAAGCGGCTTAAGAGATATTTTAGAAAGATATGGTGATGAAATTTCCGCGTTTGTACTCGAACCACTCATTCAGTGCGCAGGAGATATGAATATGTATAGTGCAAATTTCATAAATGAAGCTTGTGCGATGGCAAAAAAGTATGATATTGATATTATATTTGATGAAATTGCCGTTGGTTTTGGTAGAAGCGGAACTATGTTTGCTCTAGAGCAGTGCGATGTGGTGCCTGATTTTTTGTGTCTTAGTAAAGGTATAACTGGTGGTTATCTGCCTCTTAGTGTTGTTGTTACTAGTGAAGGTATTTACGAGCAGTTTTATGATACTTATGAGAGCCAAAAGGCCTTTTTGCACTCTCATAGCTATACTGGAAATGCGCTAGCGTGTGCGTGTGCTAATGCTACTTTAGATATTTTTGAAACGCAAAATGTGATAGAAAAAAATATGCATCTTGCTAAATTTATAAAAAGCGAATTTGAAACATTGTTAAAATATGACTTTGTGGATAATTTTAGACAAACAGGAATGGTTTTAGCATTTGATCTTATCGGTTTTGAAGGAAAACGGATGGGTTATGAAATTTATAAAAAAGCTTTACAAAAAGGGCTACTGCTTCGCCCGTTGGCAAATACCATATATTTTATGCCGCCATATGTGATAACTAATGACCAAATAAGCTACACGCTTAGCGTTATAGATAATTTATTAAGCGAACTTAGATAG
- the acd gene encoding 1-aminocyclopropane-1-carboxylate deaminase, whose translation MQGNFDNFERVNFRGRNFWILRDDKIGGEFNGNKARKLEYFLNSNLSGFKRIISYGSNQSNAMYSLSVFAKMKELEFIYVTDHLSGFLKAYPSGNLALALQNGMVIYESKNRADFALNLKNTNDILIPEGVAMSEAEFGFKTQAKLIEDFSNQIGFKFDIFLPSGTGASAAYLAKNLSQMKVYTTPCVGDKDYLASMVLNLDKNSKLNILNPPKKYHFGNLKRELFDIYKELKDSTNVEFELLYDSVGWLSLLYNLAKFKNEILYIHQGGMIGNESLLERYKRKFKLDVV comes from the coding sequence ATGCAAGGTAATTTTGATAATTTTGAGCGTGTAAATTTTCGTGGGCGCAACTTTTGGATTTTAAGAGATGATAAAATCGGAGGCGAATTTAATGGAAATAAAGCAAGAAAGCTTGAGTATTTTTTAAATTCGAATTTAAGCGGTTTTAAACGCATTATATCTTATGGCTCAAACCAGTCAAATGCAATGTATAGCCTTAGCGTGTTTGCAAAGATGAAAGAGCTAGAGTTTATCTATGTAACTGATCATTTAAGTGGATTTTTAAAAGCGTATCCGAGCGGAAATTTGGCTTTAGCTTTGCAAAATGGTATGGTGATTTATGAGAGTAAAAATAGAGCGGATTTTGCTTTAAATTTAAAAAATACCAACGATATTTTAATTCCTGAGGGCGTGGCTATGAGCGAAGCTGAGTTTGGATTTAAAACTCAAGCTAAACTTATAGAGGATTTTTCTAATCAAATTGGATTTAAATTTGATATATTTTTACCTAGTGGTACTGGTGCTAGTGCGGCGTATTTAGCTAAAAATTTGAGCCAAATGAAAGTATATACTACACCTTGCGTGGGTGATAAAGACTATCTTGCTTCTATGGTTTTAAATTTAGATAAGAATTCAAAATTGAATATTTTAAATCCGCCAAAAAAGTATCATTTTGGAAATTTAAAGCGTGAGCTTTTTGATATTTATAAAGAGCTTAAAGATTCGACAAATGTTGAGTTTGAGCTGCTTTACGACAGTGTTGGATGGCTTAGTTTGCTATATAATTTAGCTAAATTTAAAAATGAAATTTTATATATTCATCAAGGTGGAATGATAGGAAATGAAAGTCTTTTGGAGCGTTACAAACGTAAATTTAAACTAGATGTGGTATAA
- the nth gene encoding endonuclease III (Pfam match to PF00730.21 HhH-GPD) produces the protein MRTKKDIKQIKELFLQNFSGAKSELKFKNLYELLVCVMLSAQCTDKRVNLITPELFNAYPDIKSLSEANLASLKLLINSCSFFNNKAANLIKMAKSVMNEFSGDIPLEEKELIKLAGVGQKTAHVVLIEHQNANLMAVDTHVFRVSHRLNLSNAKTPQATEIDLTKAFKTELNTLHQAMVLFGRYTCKALKPQCKNCFLKELCSSKDKAI, from the coding sequence ATGCGAACAAAAAAAGATATAAAACAAATTAAAGAACTATTTTTACAAAACTTCAGTGGAGCTAAAAGCGAACTTAAATTTAAAAATCTCTATGAACTTCTAGTTTGCGTGATGTTATCGGCTCAATGTACCGATAAAAGAGTGAATTTGATAACTCCTGAACTTTTTAACGCCTATCCAGATATCAAAAGCTTGTCTGAAGCAAATCTTGCTTCACTAAAATTGCTAATAAATTCTTGTAGTTTTTTCAATAACAAAGCAGCAAATTTAATAAAAATGGCAAAATCAGTTATGAATGAGTTTAGCGGAGATATTCCGCTTGAAGAAAAAGAACTTATAAAGCTAGCAGGAGTCGGTCAAAAAACAGCTCACGTTGTTTTGATAGAACACCAAAATGCAAATCTTATGGCAGTAGATACACACGTTTTTAGGGTATCTCATAGACTAAATTTAAGTAATGCAAAAACCCCTCAAGCCACAGAAATCGATCTTACAAAAGCGTTCAAAACAGAACTAAACACTCTTCATCAAGCTATGGTTTTGTTTGGCAGATATACCTGTAAAGCTTTAAAACCGCAATGCAAAAACTGTTTTTTAAAGGAGCTTTGTAGCTCTAAAGACAAAGCTATCTAA
- the flaC gene encoding flagellar secreted protein (Pfam match to PF00669.16 Flagellin_N) → MKIGDYANSDQNYYLDSAQKNANKALENISAQRALSGTDSSNLLIADSLRSNANSISQGVNNANDAIGVLQIADATLQNLSKGADRLNELSVRANSAINGPEQMSALNKEANALKTSMQDSLNSASFNGKNIFGNSFSFQTGNAEVGINLTAPNVSSLDISNQNSIADFSKSVNSLRTDIGSLQNGLISGINASLTAVTSTKASESQLQNNDLANNVNNYNNASLLLNSSTMSAAHNMQTLQRQVSGLLG, encoded by the coding sequence ATGAAAATAGGTGATTACGCAAATAGTGACCAAAATTACTATTTAGATAGTGCTCAAAAAAATGCAAACAAAGCACTTGAAAATATATCAGCTCAAAGAGCATTAAGTGGTACTGATAGTTCAAATTTACTTATAGCAGACTCTTTGCGCAGCAATGCGAATTCAATTTCGCAAGGTGTGAATAATGCAAATGATGCCATTGGAGTACTTCAGATAGCTGACGCTACTTTGCAAAATTTAAGCAAAGGAGCAGATAGATTAAATGAACTTTCTGTTAGAGCAAATAGTGCAATAAACGGACCAGAGCAAATGAGTGCTTTAAATAAAGAAGCAAATGCTCTAAAAACATCTATGCAAGACTCTTTGAACTCTGCTAGTTTTAATGGTAAAAATATTTTTGGTAATTCTTTTAGTTTCCAAACAGGGAACGCAGAAGTTGGTATAAACTTAACAGCTCCAAATGTTAGTTCTTTGGATATATCTAATCAAAATAGTATAGCGGACTTTTCAAAAAGTGTAAATTCGCTTAGAACCGATATCGGAAGTTTGCAAAATGGTCTTATAAGCGGAATAAATGCTAGTTTAACTGCAGTTACTTCAACAAAGGCTAGTGAATCTCAATTGCAAAATAACGACCTAGCAAATAATGTAAATAACTATAACAATGCAAGTTTGTTATTAAATAGCTCAACTATGTCAGCTGCACATAATATGCAAACACTTCAACGTCAAGTATCTGGACTTTTAGGATAG
- the fbaA gene encoding fructose-bisphosphate aldolase, class IIA (Pfam match to PF01116.16 F_bP_aldolase): MGVLDIVKAGVLSGDDITKLYAYAKQEGFAIPAVNVVGSNSVNAVLEAAKRANSPVIIQFSNGGAGFFAGKSCPKPDILGAIAGAKHVHLLASEYGVPVVLHTDHAARKLLPWIDGLIEASREHKKVFGKPLFSSHMLDLSEESLEENISTCKEYLKNLSELDISLEIELGVTGGEEDGVDNSGVDNSLLYTQPSEVAYAYFELGKISDKFSIAASFGNVHGVYKPGNVILRPEILKNSQEFIKHKFSLNDDKPVNFVFHGGSGSELKDIKNALSYGVVKMNIDTDTQWAFWDGVREYEAAHHGYLQSQIGNPEGEDKPNKKYYDPRKWLRSGEESMIKRLLEAFDNLNCMNKN; this comes from the coding sequence ATGGGAGTTTTGGATATTGTAAAAGCAGGCGTACTAAGTGGTGATGATATCACAAAACTCTACGCTTATGCCAAACAAGAAGGGTTCGCTATCCCAGCAGTAAATGTAGTAGGAAGCAATTCCGTAAATGCAGTGTTAGAAGCCGCAAAAAGAGCAAACTCGCCTGTTATCATCCAATTTAGCAATGGCGGCGCTGGTTTTTTTGCCGGTAAGTCATGTCCTAAGCCAGATATTTTAGGTGCTATAGCAGGTGCTAAACATGTTCATCTGCTTGCTAGTGAGTATGGCGTTCCTGTTGTTTTGCACACAGATCATGCTGCTAGAAAGCTATTGCCTTGGATAGATGGTCTTATAGAAGCTAGTCGTGAGCATAAAAAAGTATTTGGAAAACCGCTGTTTAGCTCTCATATGCTTGATCTTAGCGAAGAGAGTTTAGAAGAAAATATCTCTACTTGTAAAGAGTATTTAAAAAATTTAAGCGAGCTTGATATAAGTCTTGAGATCGAGCTTGGAGTTACTGGCGGAGAAGAGGACGGTGTCGATAATTCTGGTGTAGATAACTCCCTTCTTTATACTCAGCCATCAGAAGTTGCTTATGCGTATTTCGAATTAGGTAAAATTAGTGATAAATTTAGCATAGCAGCTAGTTTTGGAAACGTGCATGGAGTATATAAGCCGGGAAATGTTATTCTTCGTCCAGAAATTCTTAAAAATTCACAAGAGTTTATTAAACATAAATTCTCTCTAAACGATGATAAGCCTGTAAATTTTGTTTTCCATGGCGGTAGCGGTAGCGAGTTAAAAGATATTAAAAACGCCCTAAGTTACGGTGTTGTTAAAATGAATATCGATACTGACACGCAATGGGCTTTTTGGGATGGAGTAAGAGAGTATGAAGCAGCTCATCACGGATATCTGCAATCTCAGATCGGAAATCCCGAAGGAGAAGATAAGCCAAATAAAAAATACTACGATCCTAGAAAATGGCTAAGATCTGGTGAAGAGAGTATGATAAAAAGACTTCTTGAAGCTTTTGACAATTTAAACTGTATGAATAAAAATTAG
- a CDS encoding putative protein (OmpA/MotB domain) (Pfam match to PF00691.16 OmpA): MKLDNSRDERSNFWISYADLMAGLLFVFVLLIGAIVVKYVLTQADLNALRIDLNKKVEALAFSSDELNKKEKAIKDFIEKLQNAKDRNLALAEINALFNEKLAELSIELGDINSTLSVVNEENKELSSIINLKDEQISDLKIALTQKESEYNSVLTDLNSTKERIKNLGGIKLKVISDLKKKLGNSIRIDANSGSISLPSSILFDTNSFMLKDSARFDLRRTLKAYFDVLLSDEIRPSIDRIVIEGHTDSDGNYLYNLELSQKRAYEVMKFIYSFYKNEELGKYLIASGRSFSDLIYKNGVEDKEASRRIEIKFSISDKATIKEIEKILNQNAR; encoded by the coding sequence ATGAAATTAGATAATTCAAGAGACGAAAGAAGTAATTTTTGGATATCTTACGCCGATTTGATGGCTGGGCTTTTGTTTGTTTTTGTGCTACTCATCGGAGCTATAGTGGTGAAATACGTACTCACACAAGCAGATTTAAATGCATTAAGAATAGATCTAAATAAAAAAGTAGAAGCACTTGCTTTTAGCAGTGATGAGCTGAACAAAAAAGAAAAAGCGATAAAAGATTTCATAGAAAAATTACAAAATGCTAAAGATCGTAATTTGGCTTTAGCTGAGATAAATGCACTATTTAATGAGAAACTTGCTGAGCTTAGTATCGAGCTTGGCGATATAAATAGCACTCTTAGCGTGGTAAATGAGGAAAATAAAGAGTTAAGCTCCATTATAAATTTAAAAGATGAACAAATCAGCGATTTAAAAATTGCTTTAACTCAAAAAGAGTCTGAATATAACAGTGTTTTGACTGATTTAAATAGTACAAAAGAACGCATAAAAAATTTAGGCGGCATAAAGTTAAAAGTGATATCTGATCTCAAGAAAAAACTTGGTAATTCCATACGTATCGATGCAAACTCAGGTTCAATTTCGCTTCCTTCATCTATTTTGTTCGATACAAACTCATTTATGTTAAAAGATAGCGCTAGATTTGATTTGAGGCGTACTCTAAAAGCGTATTTCGATGTGCTTCTAAGCGATGAGATACGACCAAGCATTGATAGAATAGTTATAGAAGGTCACACAGATAGCGATGGAAATTATCTTTATAATCTTGAATTATCGCAAAAAAGAGCTTATGAGGTAATGAAATTTATCTACTCATTTTATAAAAATGAAGAGCTAGGAAAATACCTCATAGCAAGCGGTAGAAGCTTTAGTGATCTTATCTATAAAAACGGAGTCGAGGATAAAGAAGCATCTCGTAGAATTGAGATCAAATTTAGCATTTCAGATAAAGCTACCATAAAAGAGATAGAAAAAATTCTCAATCAAAATGCAAGGTAA
- a CDS encoding putative membrane protein (Pfam match to PF01618.12 MotA_ExbB): MDKNDAFSDLLLPDSGKRQSKVVYFKIVFLPILIYAIFLLGYFRIINFSVELHTIVMMGVILFIALLFARHSAELGCCLFEQRKDEFKKGLKSYIMKSLLIIGKDQKSNGSFDEFVKRYSNDVRNDNYASVGAGIFPMLGILGTFLSIAISMPNFSSSSTEALETEISTLLSGVGTAFYVSIYGIFLALWWIFFERFGMSRFEKLIARQKNATSTFFWTKEEIEQRYMQESLGNFEKISVIFEHVSKQEFFEELNKAVERKFQNFSDMLKVEEDAVKLSSEHIKHTMGMLIKSQRDQKDMIKVHAEIINVLNSFNLNLKEMQLRFSEHYTRLQSASDDKITKLERSVNDLGGNISKFENSLEGFSVEILEKQKQALEGFRAAMIDGMQAFREVFDDEGTKGDESSKIIEELKKSIQEIDDETNNALEKLEVNTEANQDEIR, translated from the coding sequence ATGGATAAAAATGATGCGTTTAGTGATTTGCTTCTACCTGATAGCGGTAAGAGGCAAAGTAAAGTAGTTTATTTTAAAATAGTTTTTTTGCCTATTTTGATATATGCTATATTTCTACTTGGATATTTTCGTATTATAAATTTTAGCGTTGAGCTTCACACTATCGTTATGATGGGAGTTATACTTTTTATAGCTTTGCTTTTTGCTAGACATAGTGCTGAGCTTGGATGTTGTTTGTTCGAGCAGAGAAAAGATGAGTTTAAAAAAGGTCTTAAAAGCTATATAATGAAAAGTCTTTTGATAATAGGAAAAGATCAAAAGTCAAACGGTAGTTTTGATGAGTTTGTAAAAAGATATTCAAATGACGTTAGAAATGATAATTACGCCTCAGTCGGTGCTGGAATTTTTCCTATGCTTGGTATCCTTGGCACATTTTTAAGTATAGCTATATCTATGCCGAATTTTAGCTCATCAAGCACAGAGGCGCTTGAAACTGAGATTTCCACTCTTTTAAGCGGAGTTGGAACTGCATTTTATGTGTCGATATATGGTATTTTTTTGGCTCTTTGGTGGATATTTTTTGAGAGATTTGGTATGAGTAGATTTGAGAAGCTTATAGCTAGACAAAAAAATGCTACAAGTACGTTTTTTTGGACAAAAGAGGAGATCGAGCAGAGATATATGCAAGAAAGCCTTGGAAATTTTGAGAAGATTAGCGTAATTTTTGAACATGTTAGCAAACAGGAGTTTTTTGAAGAATTAAATAAAGCAGTTGAAAGAAAATTCCAGAATTTTTCCGATATGCTTAAAGTAGAAGAGGACGCTGTAAAACTAAGCAGCGAACATATAAAACATACTATGGGAATGCTTATCAAATCTCAAAGAGATCAAAAAGATATGATAAAAGTGCATGCTGAGATAATTAACGTGCTTAATTCGTTCAATCTAAATTTAAAAGAGATGCAACTAAGATTTAGCGAACATTACACAAGATTACAAAGCGCTAGTGATGATAAAATAACTAAACTTGAGAGATCAGTAAATGATCTTGGTGGAAATATATCTAAATTTGAAAACTCACTAGAAGGTTTTAGCGTTGAGATTTTAGAGAAGCAAAAACAAGCCTTAGAAGGATTTAGGGCTGCTATGATAGATGGTATGCAAGCTTTTAGAGAAGTTTTTGATGATGAGGGAACAAAAGGAGATGAGAGCAGCAAGATCATAGAGGAGCTAAAAAAGAGCATTCAAGAGATAGACGATGAGACTAATAATGCACTAGAAAAACTAGAAGTAAATACAGAAGCAAATCAAGATGAAATTAGATAA